A single region of the Sorghum bicolor cultivar BTx623 chromosome 9, Sorghum_bicolor_NCBIv3, whole genome shotgun sequence genome encodes:
- the LOC8077908 gene encoding acyl-coenzyme A thioesterase 13: MASDSLETARQLLEVTYTTEAEATAEAEQLPSLPSGFYDAFVLRGIRVVQALQPGTLLCHFTVPSRLLNSGGFLHGGATASLVDLVASAAFATAGLRTRGSPLEMNISYLDAAFADEEIDIEAKVLRAGKAVGVAVVELKKKSGKIIAQARYSKYLGVASSKL, from the exons ATGGCCTCCGACTCGTTGGAGACGGCGAGGCAGCTGCTGGAGGTGACCTACACGACTGAGGCAGAAGCAACGGCGGAGGCGGAGCAGCTGCCCAGCCTACCCTCGGGGTTCTACGACGCCTTCGTCCTCAGGGGAATCCGCGTCGTCCAGGCCCTCCAGCCCGGCACACTCCTCTGCCACTTCACCGTCCCTTCCAGACTACTC AATTCGGGCGGCTTCCTGCACGGCGGTGCAACCGCCTCCCTAGTCGATTTGGTTGCCTCCGCCGCCTTCGCCACTGCCGGCCTCCGCACCAGGGGCTCGCCCCTGGAGATGAACATCTCCTACCTCGATGCTGCTTTTGCTGAT GAAGAGATTGATATTGAAGCGAAGGTTCTGCGCGCTGGCAAGGCAGTAGGGGTGGCCGTTGTGGAACTGAAGAAGAAATCTGGCAAAATCATCGCTCAAGCCCGCTACTCCAAGTATCTCGGTGTAGCATCTAGTAAACTCTGA
- the LOC8077909 gene encoding uncharacterized protein LOC8077909 isoform X2, translated as MTDEMRMAAVFGEAKPEKSDNQADALPRRPVLFRAHSHSQGSLRVVATDLHSLAWHTSLDLDGLRDLQDDVGIAGSWSDFLDYLNSSLSSGHVRLLFPDAARGPDTVELVATKAKGLPRLTISLDRVAASELKDVIADFSLALYESYKTKQEHASREQQQVSQLMQSLASEREKNEVMQKQLEALSFLDKRKATKPKLVTDQVPSVSSVPPSSDQIIVPAQQQTPVALPSKVPPAKATKRLAPVSRRARVRGALLQDTEENDDDDS; from the exons ATGACTGATGAGATGAGGATGGCCGCCGTCTTCGGCGAGGCCAAGCCGGAGAAATCCGACAACCAAGCCGATGCTCTGCCGCGCCGACCCGTGCTCTTCCGCGCCCACTCCCACTCCCAGggcagcctccgcgtcgtcgccaCCGACCTCCACTCCCTCGCCTGGCACACCTCCCTCGACCTCGACGGCCTCCGCGACCTC CAAGATGACGTTGGTATCGCTGGCTCCTGGTCCGACTTCCTCGACTACCTCAATTCTTCCTTGTCTTCCGGCCATGTCAGGCTCCTCTTCCCCGACGCCGCCCGAG GTCCTGATACCGTTGAGCTTGTGGCTACCAAGGCGAAGGGGCTACCTCGCCTCACTATCTCTCTCGATAGAGTTGCTGCATCTGAGCTCAAAGATGTCATTGCTGATTTCTCCCTTGCGCTGTATGAATCTTACAAGACCAAGCAGGAACATGCATCCAGAG AACAACAGCAAGTGTCACAGCTCATGCAAAGTCTAGCCTCTGAAAGA GAAAAAAACGAAGTAATGCAAAAGCAACTTGAAGCCCTTTCATTCCTCGACAAAAGAAAGGCTACAAAGCCAAAGCTGGTGACTGATCAGGTTCCAAGTGTATCGAGTGTACCTCCAAGCTCTGATCAAATTATTGTTCCTGCGCAGCAGCAAACACCAG TGGCTTTGCCTAGCAAAGTTCCTCCTGCTAAAGCTACGAAGCGATTGGCCCCTGTGTCTCGGAG GGCAAGAGTACGAGGAGCTTTGTTGCAAGATACTGAAgaaaatgatgatgatgatagttAG
- the LOC8077909 gene encoding uncharacterized protein LOC8077909 isoform X1, protein MTDEMRMAAVFGEAKPEKSDNQADALPRRPVLFRAHSHSQGSLRVVATDLHSLAWHTSLDLDGLRDLQDDVGIAGSWSDFLDYLNSSLSSGHVRLLFPDAARGPDTVELVATKAKGLPRLTISLDRVAASELKDVIADFSLALYESYKTKQEHASREQQQVSQLMQSLASEREKNEVMQKQLEALSFLDKRKATKPKLVTDQVPSVSSVPPSSDQIIVPAQQQTPVALPSKVPPAKATKRLAPVSRRLYTTIEKLLLWQEYEELCCKILKKMMMMIVRYC, encoded by the exons ATGACTGATGAGATGAGGATGGCCGCCGTCTTCGGCGAGGCCAAGCCGGAGAAATCCGACAACCAAGCCGATGCTCTGCCGCGCCGACCCGTGCTCTTCCGCGCCCACTCCCACTCCCAGggcagcctccgcgtcgtcgccaCCGACCTCCACTCCCTCGCCTGGCACACCTCCCTCGACCTCGACGGCCTCCGCGACCTC CAAGATGACGTTGGTATCGCTGGCTCCTGGTCCGACTTCCTCGACTACCTCAATTCTTCCTTGTCTTCCGGCCATGTCAGGCTCCTCTTCCCCGACGCCGCCCGAG GTCCTGATACCGTTGAGCTTGTGGCTACCAAGGCGAAGGGGCTACCTCGCCTCACTATCTCTCTCGATAGAGTTGCTGCATCTGAGCTCAAAGATGTCATTGCTGATTTCTCCCTTGCGCTGTATGAATCTTACAAGACCAAGCAGGAACATGCATCCAGAG AACAACAGCAAGTGTCACAGCTCATGCAAAGTCTAGCCTCTGAAAGA GAAAAAAACGAAGTAATGCAAAAGCAACTTGAAGCCCTTTCATTCCTCGACAAAAGAAAGGCTACAAAGCCAAAGCTGGTGACTGATCAGGTTCCAAGTGTATCGAGTGTACCTCCAAGCTCTGATCAAATTATTGTTCCTGCGCAGCAGCAAACACCAG TGGCTTTGCCTAGCAAAGTTCCTCCTGCTAAAGCTACGAAGCGATTGGCCCCTGTGTCTCGGAGGTTGTACACAACCATTGAAAAACTACTTTTAT GGCAAGAGTACGAGGAGCTTTGTTGCAAGATACTGAAgaaaatgatgatgatgatagttAGATATTGCTGA